In the Macrobrachium rosenbergii isolate ZJJX-2024 chromosome 23, ASM4041242v1, whole genome shotgun sequence genome, one interval contains:
- the LOC136851430 gene encoding neuropeptide-like protein 31: MFSGVFLAVTKEGLSCCEAAKILLISCLVMVVATLPLPDHGYGHGGHGFGGHGHGGHGYGHGGHGHGGHGYGHGGHGYGHGGHGHAGYGHGGHGYGGSHTGYIDAHFSHGHGGGYGH, translated from the exons ATGTTTTCGGGCGTGTTTCTTGCGGTCACTAAAGAGGGTCTCTCCTGTTGTGAG gcCGCCAAGATACTGCTAATCTCCTGCCTCGTAATGGTTGTGGCTACGCTACCATTGCCTGATCATGGATACGGCCATGGTGGACACGGCTTCGGTGGGCATGGCCATGGTGGACACGGATACGGCCATGGTGGGCATGGTCATGGCGGACACGGATACGGCCATGGTGGGCATGGATACGGCCATGGTGGGCATGGCCATGCTGGATATGGTCATGGTGGACACGGCTACGGCGGGTCACACACTGGCTACATCGACGCTCATTTCAGTCACGGTCATGGCGGAGGCTACGGCCATTAA